Genomic segment of Arachis hypogaea cultivar Tifrunner chromosome 11, arahy.Tifrunner.gnm2.J5K5, whole genome shotgun sequence:
tgctgaagagtgtgtgaagagggcagccgctgagaaaggaagtcacaaaggatcatttccacagaaccgagggaagagctttgcacctagaggtctgtctttcaagaggggaggttcttttaggaggcccaacaacaactactcccaagggaaaaggtttgggaagcagcctcagaatgatcaagcttgtactaggtgtgggagtcaccatccgggagtaccatgcaaggccggatagggtttgtgctacaattgtggaaaggcggggcataaagccgcaagttgtccagagaagcaaaagcaaggtgctgggaaagcacaacagactggtcgggtgttcaccacctcagctgtgggtgcagaaggatctgagacactcattcgaggtaactgtgaaatggctggtcaaactttaaatgctttatttgattcgggagcatcgcattcatttattgcatttgagaaagcccatgagttaggattgaagatcgtaaccttaggttatgacctaaaggtacataatgctacccatgaagccatggtaactaggctaggatgcccgaaagtttcgttcaggttcaagcagcgtgattttgtccataatttaatctgcttaccgatgatcggtcttgatcttatcttgggattggactggttatctgagaaccatgtcctacttgattgttctacaaagtcagtgtactttatgccggaagatacagaagggccggtcgtggtgaataattattacttgaattcgatgatggtgaactgttttggaatcgaatgtcagggtatcctgttgttaaccgctggtgtttcgggtgatgatcaaaagttggatcagattctggtagtgtgtgagttttcggaagtgtttcccgatgatattgaggaatttccacctaaccgagaggtcgagtttgctattgagttggtgcctggggcgggaccaatctcaagtgctccttataggatgtcaccgttagagatggccgagctaaagtctcagttagaggaattgttgggtaagaactttatccgaccaagtgtttccccgtggggtgctccagtattactggtaaagaagaaagatggaagtatgcggctctgtgtggattacaggcagctgaacaaggtcaccataaagaataaatacccattgccgaggattgatgatctcatggatcaattacaaggagctggggttttctccaagatcgatttgcgatccggttatcaccagataagggtgaggggtgaggatatccctaagactgctttcaggactcgttatggtcattacgagtatactgtaatgtcttttgggttgatgaacgctcctgcagtgtttatggattacatgaatagagtgttccatccgtttctggataaattcgttgttgtcttcattgacgacatactaatttactccaagaccgaagaagagcatgcggaacacttgcggaccgtgttgcaaattttaaaggagaagaaactctatgcgaaattgtctaagtgtgagttttggaaggatgaggtaaagtttttgggtcacgtggtgagtaagaggggaatagccgtagatccaactaaggtggaggctgtgatggaatggaagcaaccaaccacagtaactgagataaggagttttctgggtttagctggctattaccgaaggttcatcaaaggcttttcgcaattagctttgccgttgacaaagttaactcgcaaagacactctgtttgtttggactcctgagtgcgaggagagctttcaggcattgaagaaaaagttgaccactgcacctgtgttagtgttacctgagccgaacgagccttttgaggtgtactgtgatgcatcgttgaagggtctagggtgcgtgctgatgcagcatcataatgtggtggcgtatgcctcacgacagttgagacctcatgaagttagttaccctacgcacgatctggaactcgctgcggtcgtattgccttgaaggtgtggaggcattatctctatggggttaagttccaagtcttttccgatcacaagagtttgaaatacctctttgatcagaaagagcttaatatgaggcaaaggaggtggatggaattattgaaggactacgactttgagttgaattaccatccgggaaaagcgaatatagtggcggatgcgttaagtcggaagtcgttatatgcgtcttggatgatgcttcaagaggagaagttgctcaagggattcgagagtctaaaaattggtgctcgagaagtatctggaaacttgtgtttgagccgattagaaatctcaagtgactttaagtccgaactcctaaaggctcatgaaaatgatgaagcattatggaaggtgttaccggctatcgagcaaggaaaacagtggagagtgtcggaagaaaaagatgggttatggagattcaagggtaggatcattgtgccggatgttggtactttgagacaagatatcttaagggaggcacacaaaagtggattctccattcacccgggaagtactaagatgtaccatgatttaaaggtgatgttttggtggccgggtatgaagaatgatgtggcggaatatgtttcaaagtgcttaacttgtcaaaaggtaaagattgaacatcaaagaccttccgggatgttgcaacctttagaggttccgcaatggaagtgggaaagtattgcaatggactttgtgtcgggattgccaaggactaggactggttttgatgctatctgggtgattgtggaccgactgacgaagtcagctcactttttgcccattcggatgagttacacccttgaggagctagctcggttatacataaaggagattgtgagactccatggtgtacctgctactataatctctgatagagatcctcgtttcacttcgaggttctggggtgcatttcagaaagcttttggaacccgattaagcttgagtacagcttaccatcctcaaacagatggtcaatctgagaggacgatccaaacactagaggatatgttgagagcttgtgttttggaccaaccgacgagttgggatcggtatatgccgttagtggagtttgcatacaataatagttaccatgcgagcatcggaatggctccgtatgaggcattgtatgggaggaaatgtcaatctccactatgttggtatgaagctggagagaaaggcttgttggggccagaaatgatagctgaaaccactgaacaagtcaagaaaatccgagacaggatgcttacggcgcagagtcgccaaaagagttacgccgatcagaggcggaagcccttggaatttgaggaaggagatcatgttttcctgaaggttactccgaccacaggagtaggtagagcgattaaagcaaagaagttgaatcctcgatacattggtccatttcagatcctggagaggattgggccggtggcgtatcgggtggctctaccacctcatctttcgaacctgcacgatgtgtttcacgtgtcacagcttcggaagtacactcctgatgctagccatgtgttagaacctgaatcagttcagttaagagaagatttgacgcttccagtggctccagttagaattgacgatactagtatcaaacgattgcgtggaaaagaggtttcattagtcaaagtggcttggagtcgaggcggtgttgaagaacacacttgggaacttgagtcagagatacgaacggattatccgcacttattctcaggtaattgaatttgaattttgtgggcaaaattcccaattaggtgggtagaatgtaagacccggttaattaatggttaattaacccataaatgagaatttattctagaaagccaaaaatgttatttttatggctaaatgtgatagaggaaattgagacgagaatttcggtaccaattttatagaaatcggaccaagattggaccgaacgggccaaaccggaccaaccggacccaaagtgggcccttggcccaacataactaaaccaaaaccctagttttcagcactctctctcctcacacaacaccaaaacacgctgaaaattgagatggaagggggaagaacactctctcaacttccttctctcacttgatcttcaaaccaccataacttttgatctagagctccgattgccgctccgtttgcgg
This window contains:
- the LOC140176058 gene encoding LOW QUALITY PROTEIN: uncharacterized protein (The sequence of the model RefSeq protein was modified relative to this genomic sequence to represent the inferred CDS: inserted 3 bases in 3 codons), with translation MRLCVDYRQLNKVTIKNKYPLPRIDDLMDQLQGAGVFSKIDLRSGYHQIRVRGEDIPKTAFRTRYGHYEYTVMSFGLMNAPAVFMDYMNRVFHPFLDKFVVVFIDDILIYSKTEEEHAEHLRTVLQILKEKKLYAKLSKCEFWKDEVKFLGHVVSKRGIAVDPTKVEAVMEWKQPTTVTEIRSFLGLAGYYRRFIKGFSQLALPLTKLTRKDTLFVWTPECEESFQALKKKLTTAPVLVLPEPNEPFEVYCDASLKGLGCVLMQHHNVVAYASRQLRPHEVSYPTHDLELAAVVXALKVWRHYLYGVKFQVFSDHKSLKYLFDQKELNMRQRRWMELLKDYDFELNYHPGKANIVADALSRKSLYASWMMLQEEKLLKGFESLKIGAREVSGNLCLSRLEISSDFKSELLKAHENDEALWKVLPAIEQGKQWRVSEEKDGLWRFKGRIIVPDVGTLRQDILREAHKSGFSIHPGSTKMYHDLKVMFWWPGMKNDVAEYVSKCLTCQKVKIEHQRPSGMLQPLEVPQWKWESIAMDFVSGLPRTRTGFDAIWVIVDRLTKSAHFLPIRMSYTLEELARLYIKEIVRLHGVPATIISDRDPRFTSRFWGAFQKAFGTRLSLSTAYHPQTDGQSERTIQTLEDMLRACVLDQPTSWDRYMPLVEFAYNNSYHASIGMAPYEALYGRKCQSPLCWYEAGEKGLLGPEMIAETTEQVKKIRDRMLTAQSRXKSYADQRRKPLEFEEGDHVFLKVTPTTGVGRAIKAKKLNPRYIGPFQILERIGPVAYRVALPPHLSNLHDVFHVSQLRKYTPDASHVLEPESVQLREDLTLPVAPVRIDDTSIKRLRGKEVSLVKVAWSRGGVEEHTWELESEIRTDYPHLFSVFPDDIEEFPPNREVEFAIELVPGAGPISSAPYRMSPLEMAELKSQLEELLGKNFIRPSVSPWGAPVLLVKKKDGSMRLCVDYRQLNKVTIKNKYPLPRIDDLMDQLQGAGVFSKIDLRSGYHQIRVRGEDIPKTAFRTRYGHYEYTVMSFGLMNAPAVFMDYMNRVFHPFLDKFVVVFIDDILIYSKTEEEHAEHLRTVLQILKEKKLYAKLSKCEFWKDEVKFLGHVVSKRGIAVDPTKVEAVMEWKQPTTVTEIRSFLGLAGYYRRFIKGFSQLALPLTKLTRKDTLFVWTPECEESFQALKKKLTTAPVLVLPEPNEPFEVYCDASLKGLGCVLMQHHNVVAYASRQLRPHEVSYPTHDLELAAVVXALKVWRHYLYGVKFQVFSDHKSLKYLFDQKELNMRQRRWMELLKDYDFELNYHPGKANIVADALSRKSLYASWMMLQEEKLLKGFESLKIGAREVSGNLCLSRLEISSDFKSELLKAHENDEALWKVLPAIEQGKQWRVSEEKDGLWRFKGRIIVPDVGTLRQDILREAHKSGFSIHPGSTKMYHDLKVMFWWPGMKNDVAEYVSKCLTCQKVKIEHQRPSGMLQPLEVPQWKWESIAMDFVSGLPRTRTGFDAIWVIVDRLTKSAHFLPIRMSYTLEELARLYIKEIVRLHGVPATIISDRDPRFTSRFWGAFQKAFGTRLSLSTAYHPQTDGQSERTIQTLEDMLRACVLDQPTSWDRYMPLVEFAYNNSYHASIGMAPYEALYGRKCQSPLCWYEAGEKGLLGPEMIAETTEQVKKIRDRMLTAQSRQKSYADQRRKPLEFEEGDHVFLKVTPTTGVGRAIKAKKLNPRYIGPFQILERIGPVAYRVALPPHLSNLHDVFHVSQLRKYTPDASHVLEPESVQLREDLTLPVAPVRIDDTSIKRLRGKEVSLVKVAWSRGGVEEHTWELESEIRTDYPHLFSGN